From one Micromonospora siamensis genomic stretch:
- a CDS encoding alpha/beta hydrolase, translating to MEPDVLGPPYERQTIDLGTDDEGPVLATLVRRRAERPTGRAVLYVHGFVDYFFQTHVADFFAERGWDFYALDLRKYGRSLLPHQTPNFCRDVSDYFPELDAAAEIIRDQDGHDTLLGMGHSTGGLILSLWAHARRDAGLVDGLVLNSPFFDINAPWLVRRPLAAAVSRLGRRAPHRALPMGLGTVYGESLHADHRGEWSYDLAWKPLAGFPVRAGWLNAIRTAQRQLRAGLEIPVPVLLACSTRSFRGTRWHESAALADAVLDVEHMVRWAPRLGRHVTLARFDGGMHDLTLSGPAVREKVFTEVGRWAEAFLGAGPTAPAGDSAAVPPATRRPVDGPSLADAPSADHAATPAEAPAEADAAPADSPARS from the coding sequence GTGGAACCGGACGTGCTGGGGCCGCCGTACGAGCGGCAGACGATCGACCTGGGCACCGACGACGAGGGGCCGGTGCTCGCCACCCTGGTCCGCCGCCGCGCGGAGCGACCCACCGGGCGGGCCGTGCTCTATGTGCACGGCTTCGTCGACTACTTCTTCCAGACCCACGTGGCCGACTTCTTCGCCGAGCGGGGCTGGGACTTCTACGCTCTCGACCTGCGCAAGTACGGTCGCAGCCTGCTGCCGCACCAGACGCCGAACTTCTGCCGGGACGTCAGCGACTACTTCCCCGAGCTGGACGCCGCCGCCGAGATCATCCGCGACCAGGACGGCCACGACACCCTGCTCGGCATGGGCCACTCGACCGGCGGCCTGATCCTGTCGCTCTGGGCGCACGCCCGCCGCGACGCCGGTCTGGTCGACGGGCTGGTGCTCAACAGCCCGTTCTTCGACATCAACGCCCCCTGGCTGGTCCGTCGGCCCCTCGCGGCCGCCGTCTCCCGGCTGGGCCGCCGGGCGCCGCACCGCGCGCTCCCCATGGGCCTGGGCACCGTGTACGGCGAGAGCCTGCACGCCGACCACCGGGGCGAGTGGAGCTACGACCTGGCCTGGAAGCCGCTGGCCGGGTTCCCGGTGCGGGCCGGCTGGCTGAACGCGATCCGCACCGCCCAGCGGCAGCTCCGTGCCGGCCTGGAGATCCCGGTGCCGGTGCTGCTGGCCTGCTCGACCCGCAGCTTCCGGGGCACCCGCTGGCACGAGTCGGCCGCGCTGGCCGACGCGGTGCTGGACGTGGAGCACATGGTGCGCTGGGCGCCCCGGCTGGGCCGGCACGTCACCCTGGCCCGCTTCGACGGCGGCATGCACGACCTGACGCTCTCCGGCCCCGCCGTACGGGAGAAGGTCTTCACCGAGGTGGGTCGCTGGGCCGAGGCGTTCCTCGGCGCCGGGCCGACCGCCCCGGCCGGCGACTCCGCCGCCGTGCCACCGGCGACCCGCCGCCCGGTCGACGGTCCGTCCCTGGCCGACGCCCCGTCCGCGGACCACGCCGCGACGCCGGCGGAGGCACCTGCCGAGGCCGACGCCGCGCCGGCGGACAGCCCCGCCCGCTCCTGA
- a CDS encoding GNAT family N-acetyltransferase has protein sequence MSPRLEKITPDNVEAACEVRVRPDQEHLIEPVARSLAEAYAWGEIAWPRLVVDDGRPVAFLMGFFRIPWRPDDPADLRSGLWRLNVAADRQGQGLGRYAVAAVCAEARRRGENRIFTTWEEGEDGPEEFYLRLGFRRTGERSGEQIVGELDLTGEAAHRLLALADAGSAAAGPAGR, from the coding sequence ATGTCGCCGCGCCTGGAGAAGATCACCCCCGACAACGTGGAAGCCGCCTGCGAGGTGCGGGTCCGCCCCGACCAGGAGCACCTGATCGAGCCGGTCGCCCGCTCGCTCGCCGAGGCGTACGCCTGGGGGGAGATCGCCTGGCCGAGGCTGGTCGTCGACGACGGCCGTCCGGTGGCCTTCCTGATGGGTTTCTTCCGGATTCCCTGGCGCCCCGACGACCCGGCCGACCTGCGCTCCGGCCTGTGGCGGTTGAACGTCGCCGCCGACCGCCAGGGACAGGGCCTCGGTCGGTACGCGGTCGCGGCGGTCTGCGCGGAGGCCCGCCGGCGGGGCGAGAACCGGATCTTCACGACCTGGGAGGAGGGGGAGGACGGCCCGGAGGAGTTCTATCTCCGGCTCGGCTTCCGGCGCACCGGCGAGCGCAGCGGCGAGCAGATCGTCGGCGAGCTGGACCTGACCGGCGAGGCTGCGCACCGGCTGCTGGCGCTGGCCGACGCCGGGTCCGCCGCCGCCGGGCCCGCCGGGCGGTGA
- a CDS encoding serine/threonine-protein kinase yields MLLEPEIEDDVAYELCQIIGRALLPLRTASRFGTAFLFADAAGVDHLLTADLLAGAAEVGLRPSVTEPPGAADSITPAAAGWSRRPDLGVAILPMAGPHAYAREHGWRWRTQPVTDGLAAGPATLARVGAQPGSAFVLAHGVRPEPGSPRPLEVAVERVVRDGDLLVVDAALPEGYVGAPVFGVDTDADGDLGVHCLGVLLPADGARHPVAPFDRIRAAVAELPPAG; encoded by the coding sequence GTGCTGCTGGAACCGGAGATCGAGGACGACGTCGCCTACGAGTTGTGCCAGATCATCGGCCGCGCCCTGCTGCCGCTGCGGACGGCCAGCCGGTTCGGCACCGCGTTCCTCTTCGCCGACGCGGCCGGGGTCGACCACCTGCTCACCGCGGACCTGCTGGCCGGCGCCGCCGAGGTCGGGCTGCGACCCAGCGTGACCGAACCGCCCGGCGCCGCGGACTCGATCACGCCGGCCGCCGCCGGCTGGAGCCGCCGACCCGACCTGGGGGTGGCCATCCTGCCGATGGCCGGCCCGCACGCGTACGCCCGGGAGCACGGCTGGCGCTGGCGCACCCAGCCGGTCACCGACGGTCTGGCGGCCGGGCCCGCGACGCTCGCCCGGGTCGGCGCGCAGCCGGGCTCCGCCTTCGTCCTGGCCCACGGGGTACGCCCCGAGCCCGGCTCCCCGCGCCCCCTGGAGGTGGCCGTCGAGCGGGTCGTCCGCGACGGGGACCTGCTGGTGGTCGACGCGGCGCTGCCCGAGGGGTACGTCGGCGCACCCGTCTTCGGCGTCGACACCGACGCCGACGGGGACCTGGGGGTGCACTGCCTCGGCGTGCTGCTGCCCGCCGACGGCGCGCGGCACCCGGTGGCGCCCTTCGACCGGATCCGCGCCGCCGTCGCGGAACTGCCCCCGGCCGGCTGA
- a CDS encoding GNAT family N-acetyltransferase has protein sequence MSEYPEIETARLRLRQFRAEDFAVHRALVDDDSAVTWSHRRRPLAASLRSWADRIDGWQRNGFGMWIAEVVATREVIGHCGLQRMEGGDEVELGYYFGRAAWGQGYATEAARACLAYGFDQCDLPSIVAVVRRENAASRRVVQKVGMLPERDGTFYDADATLFRLTSGDFRR, from the coding sequence GTGAGTGAATATCCCGAGATCGAGACGGCACGATTGCGGCTGCGTCAGTTCCGTGCCGAGGACTTCGCCGTCCATCGCGCCCTGGTCGACGATGACTCCGCAGTGACCTGGTCCCACCGACGCCGTCCGCTCGCCGCGAGTCTGCGTAGCTGGGCCGACCGTATCGACGGCTGGCAGCGCAACGGGTTCGGTATGTGGATCGCCGAAGTCGTCGCCACCCGTGAGGTGATCGGTCACTGCGGTCTGCAGCGGATGGAAGGTGGAGACGAGGTCGAGCTCGGCTACTACTTCGGCCGCGCGGCGTGGGGCCAGGGCTACGCCACCGAGGCGGCCCGCGCCTGCCTGGCGTACGGGTTCGACCAATGCGACCTGCCGTCCATCGTCGCGGTCGTGCGCCGCGAGAATGCGGCTTCCCGCCGCGTGGTGCAAAAGGTGGGCATGCTTCCCGAACGGGACGGAACCTTCTACGACGCCGACGCCACACTGTTCCGCCTCACCTCCGGCGATTTTCGCCGATGA
- a CDS encoding DUF2550 family protein, whose amino-acid sequence MLSLLSDLVADLVGGAIGGALGRLFREAAGERRVAAAYRDRSRRCFAGRWRHGSLRRSGDGLGWVPDRLRSIRRSPVSLADIRIVRERDVKPWEQLFVNAAFKVLICETRNGPVQLAVDRADLPFLRAVTAGPRQERAQCS is encoded by the coding sequence GTGTTGAGCCTGCTGAGCGACCTCGTCGCGGACCTGGTCGGCGGGGCGATCGGTGGTGCGCTGGGCCGACTGTTCAGGGAGGCCGCTGGCGAGCGCCGCGTGGCCGCCGCGTATCGGGACCGCTCCAGGCGATGCTTCGCCGGGCGATGGCGCCATGGCTCCCTCCGGCGGAGCGGCGACGGCCTGGGATGGGTTCCCGATCGGTTGCGCTCGATCCGGCGATCACCCGTGAGCCTTGCGGACATCCGCATCGTTCGTGAGCGGGACGTGAAGCCGTGGGAGCAACTGTTCGTGAACGCGGCGTTCAAGGTTCTCATCTGTGAAACGAGGAATGGTCCCGTCCAGCTGGCGGTGGACCGGGCCGATCTCCCGTTTCTCCGTGCCGTCACCGCGGGACCGCGTCAAGAGCGGGCTCAGTGTTCGTGA
- a CDS encoding GNAT family N-acetyltransferase, whose protein sequence is MTRGSLPTPTLHTPRLTLRPFDEADSDDLFALQSNAHVLRYWDSPPWTEPTRAERFLAVCRQMAEEGTGARLAVDRVSDGAFIGWCTVGRWNPGFRSASLGYCFTEAAWGHGYATEAARALLGWAFDTLELNRVQAEVDTRNAASGRVLEKLGFVREGTLREDCVVNGDVSDSWVYGLLRREWRPDPAR, encoded by the coding sequence ATGACGCGCGGGTCCCTACCCACCCCCACGCTGCACACCCCCAGGCTGACCCTGCGTCCCTTCGACGAGGCGGACAGCGACGACCTCTTCGCGCTCCAGAGCAACGCCCACGTGCTGCGCTACTGGGATTCGCCACCCTGGACCGAACCGACGCGCGCCGAACGGTTCCTGGCGGTCTGCCGGCAGATGGCGGAGGAGGGCACCGGGGCGCGACTGGCCGTCGATCGCGTCTCCGACGGCGCGTTCATCGGCTGGTGCACCGTGGGCCGGTGGAATCCGGGGTTCCGCAGCGCCTCGCTGGGCTACTGCTTCACCGAGGCGGCGTGGGGTCACGGCTACGCGACGGAGGCCGCCCGCGCCCTGCTGGGGTGGGCCTTCGACACGCTGGAGCTGAACCGCGTCCAGGCCGAGGTCGACACCCGCAACGCGGCATCCGGGCGGGTGCTGGAGAAGCTCGGCTTCGTCCGGGAAGGGACGTTGCGGGAGGACTGCGTCGTGAACGGCGACGTCTCCGACTCGTGGGTGTACGGCCTGCTCCGGCGGGAGTGGCGGCCGGATCCCGCCCGCTGA
- a CDS encoding nucleoside/nucleotide kinase family protein produces MEQGHRDELIRHLAEAVGSVTVAHPTRVAVDGPPAAGKTTLADELAVVLRGQGREVVRATIDDFLFPRARRYRRGEYSAEGCYVDAHDHGSLNRVLLDPLGPGGDRRFRTAVYDHGTDTVLSPPVGTAPADAVLILDGVFLMRPELVDRWDLSIFVSTALDTTVDRAVIRERRVSSRADVERRWRERYLPAQRLYLATARPTDHVDIVVRNDDPRRPVWESRAR; encoded by the coding sequence ATGGAGCAGGGCCACCGCGACGAGCTGATCCGCCACCTGGCCGAGGCGGTCGGGTCCGTCACCGTGGCCCACCCGACGCGGGTGGCCGTCGACGGGCCGCCCGCCGCCGGCAAGACCACCCTCGCCGACGAGCTGGCCGTCGTCCTGCGCGGGCAGGGCCGCGAGGTGGTACGCGCCACGATCGACGACTTCCTCTTTCCTCGCGCTCGGCGTTACCGGCGCGGTGAGTACTCGGCCGAGGGCTGCTACGTCGACGCCCACGACCACGGCTCGCTGAACCGGGTGCTGCTGGATCCGCTCGGCCCGGGCGGGGACCGCCGCTTCCGGACGGCGGTCTACGACCACGGCACGGACACCGTGTTGTCCCCGCCGGTCGGGACCGCCCCCGCCGACGCCGTGCTGATCCTCGACGGCGTGTTCCTCATGCGCCCCGAGCTCGTCGACCGGTGGGACCTGAGCATCTTCGTGTCGACCGCGCTCGACACGACGGTGGATCGGGCGGTGATCCGGGAGCGCCGGGTGTCGTCCCGGGCCGACGTGGAACGGCGCTGGCGCGAGCGTTACCTCCCCGCCCAGCGGTTGTACCTCGCCACGGCCCGACCGACCGATCACGTCGACATCGTCGTGCGCAACGACGATCCCCGGCGGCCGGTCTGGGAGTCCCGGGCACGCTGA
- a CDS encoding alpha/beta fold hydrolase, translating into MDARTVQVGTTALHVGVTGQGPHVVVLTGGPGCVQYLERDEISPRGHRAWYPEPRGVGRSGGGPHDMAEAIADLEVVRQTVGVRSWIVLGHSWGCDLGVRYAVEHPEAVTAMVGIAGRGPQRDRTWSEAYEAGRAAEPVVDIAWAPEVHASLGESFTEWIHRPGLWRDLAACDVPMHFIAAGDDIRPSWPLAQLAALVPRGRFSTVPGVPHDFWFTHPDVWTSTVTDACTAAGAARD; encoded by the coding sequence ATGGACGCCCGGACGGTTCAGGTGGGGACGACCGCACTGCACGTCGGCGTGACGGGCCAGGGTCCCCACGTCGTCGTCCTGACCGGCGGCCCGGGGTGTGTGCAGTACCTGGAACGGGACGAGATCTCCCCGCGGGGCCACCGCGCCTGGTACCCGGAGCCGCGCGGCGTCGGCCGCTCCGGCGGCGGCCCCCACGACATGGCGGAGGCGATCGCCGATCTGGAGGTTGTCCGACAGACGGTCGGTGTCCGCAGCTGGATCGTGCTGGGCCACTCGTGGGGCTGCGACCTGGGCGTGCGCTACGCGGTCGAGCATCCGGAGGCGGTGACGGCGATGGTCGGCATCGCCGGCCGGGGCCCGCAGCGCGACCGCACCTGGTCCGAGGCGTACGAGGCCGGCAGGGCCGCCGAGCCCGTCGTCGACATCGCCTGGGCGCCCGAGGTGCACGCGTCCCTCGGCGAGTCGTTCACCGAGTGGATCCACCGCCCTGGACTGTGGCGTGACCTGGCCGCCTGCGACGTGCCGATGCACTTCATCGCGGCCGGCGACGACATCCGTCCGTCATGGCCGCTGGCGCAGCTCGCCGCGCTCGTCCCGCGCGGGCGATTCTCGACCGTGCCCGGCGTACCGCACGACTTCTGGTTCACCCACCCCGACGTGTGGACCAGCACCGTCACGGACGCCTGCACGGCTGCTGGAGCGGCGAGGGACTGA
- a CDS encoding SigE family RNA polymerase sigma factor: MRPDLEREYVEYVTARLPRLHRTAYLLCADAFQADDIVQATLTALYLNWSRAVGADNLDGYVHRILMRRYLDERRRRWSRVLLGDRVPELTAAPDGDVEARDELVTALRALPKGQRAVVVLRYFGDLSVEATAAALGCSTGNVKSQCARGLAALREALGPRHPVGTANTTKGR, from the coding sequence ATGCGGCCCGACCTCGAACGGGAGTACGTCGAGTACGTGACGGCGCGGCTACCCCGCCTGCACCGCACGGCGTACCTGCTGTGCGCCGACGCCTTCCAGGCCGACGACATCGTGCAGGCGACCCTCACGGCGCTCTATCTGAACTGGTCGCGGGCCGTGGGGGCCGACAACCTCGACGGGTACGTGCACCGGATCCTGATGCGGCGTTACCTCGACGAGCGGCGTCGCCGGTGGTCGCGGGTGCTGCTCGGCGACCGGGTCCCGGAGCTGACGGCGGCGCCGGACGGCGACGTGGAGGCGCGCGACGAGCTGGTGACGGCGTTGCGGGCGTTGCCGAAGGGGCAGCGGGCGGTCGTGGTGCTGCGCTACTTCGGGGACCTGTCGGTCGAGGCGACGGCGGCGGCGCTCGGCTGCTCGACGGGCAACGTGAAGAGCCAGTGCGCGCGGGGGCTCGCCGCGCTCCGGGAGGCGCTCGGCCCCCGGCATCCGGTCGGTACCGCGAACACCACGAAGGGTCGATGA